The following are encoded in a window of Amaranthus tricolor cultivar Red isolate AtriRed21 chromosome 2, ASM2621246v1, whole genome shotgun sequence genomic DNA:
- the LOC130805843 gene encoding uncharacterized protein LOC130805843: MTGYLQEQEMEIEALEAILMDEFREIHSGESGLNTSNKCYHITISPQDDDEDHSSTLPVQLALIFSHTEKYPDEPPLLDVRSIRGIPTEDLRTLKLKLVQEATENLGMAMVYTLVTSAKEWLSGRFGQDGDVEDAADDEMAKDEIIVPHGEPVTVETFLAWRERFEAEMALERAKLIPDSALATTKEKKLSGRQWFESGRAVAAARGALTTKEDSEEDDEEDIDFDDDDFEDDEEDMLEHYLAEKSEDSSSHSSRMAV; this comes from the exons ATGACCG GCTATTTGCAGGAGCAGGAGATGGAAATTGAAGCTCTTGAAGCTATCCTTATGGATGAGTTTAGAG AAATTCACTCCGGAGAGAGCGGGCTTAACACTTCTAATAAATGTTATCATATCACCATATCACCACAG gatgatgatgaagatcaTTCATCCACTCTGCCAG TTCAATTGGCATTGATTTTCTCGCACACTGAAAAATATCCAGATGAGCCTCCACTTCTTGATGTGAGAAG TATACGTGGAATTCCAACCGAAGATCTCAGAACTTTGAAACTAAAGCTTGTTCAAGAG GCAACAGAGAACCTTGGGATGGCCATGGTGTACACACTTGTTACATCTGCTAAAGAATGGCTGAGTGGAAGATTTGGTCAAGATGGGGATGTTGAGGATGCTGCAGATGATGAAATGGCTAAAGATGAA attatAGTACCACATGGAGAACCTGTGACTGTTGAAACTTTCTTGGCCTGGAGAGAAAGATTCGAAGCAGAGATGGCATTAGAGCGAGCCAA ATTAATACCAGATTCTGCACTTGCTACTACCAAGGAAAAGAAGCTCAGTGGAAGGCAGTGGTTTGAAAGTGGACGAGCAGTTGCAGCAGCG AGAGGCGCATTGACTACCAAGGAAGACTCTGAAGAGGACGATGAAGAAGACATCGactttgatgatgatgactttGAAG atgatgaagaagatatGCTCGAACATTACTTGGCTGAGAAATCCGAAGATTCATCTTCACACTCCTCAAGGATGGCTGTCTAA
- the LOC130805846 gene encoding 60S ribosomal protein L28-2-like: MANVPGSLVWEIVKKNNCFLVKEFGNGTAKVQFSKESNNLYNVHSYKYSGLANAKTVSVHPEGKDLVLTTTKTRKQNKPANVQHKSVMKKDFSRMAKAVKNQVADNYYRPDLKQAALARLSVVSRSLQVANSGVKKRNRQSSKVHGRK; encoded by the exons ATGGCGAATGTACCAGGATCATTGGTGTGGGAGATAGTGAAGAAGAACAATTGCTTTTTGGTAAAGGAGTTCGGTAATGGTACTGCTAAGGTTCAATTTAGCAAGGAAAGCAACAATCTTTACAATGTTCATTCCTACAAGTATTCTG GTCTTGCAAACGCCAAGACTGTATCTGTCCACCCAGAAGGCAAAGACCTTGTTTTAACTACAACAAAGACCAGGAAGCAGAACAAACCCGCTAATGTGCAACACAAGTCTGTCATGAAGAAGGACTTTAGCAGGATGGCCAAGGCTGTCAAGAACCAG GTTGCTGATAACTACTATAGACCTGACTTGAAGCAAGCCGCCCTTGCTAGGTTGAGCGTTGTGAGCAGAAGCCTTCAAGTTGCCAATTCGGGTGTGAAGAAGAGAAACAGACAGTCATCAAAAGTCCATGGAAGGAAATAA
- the LOC130805845 gene encoding ras-related protein RIC1-like translates to MNPEYDYLFKLLLIGDSGVGKSCLLLRFADDSYVDSYISTIGVDFKIRTVEQDGKTIKLQIWDTAGQERFRTITSSYYRGAHGIIVVYDITDQESFNNVKQWLSEIDRYASNNVNKLLVGNKSDLTATRAVAYETAKAYADEIGIPFLETSAKDATNVEQAFLTMTTDIKNRMPSQPGTGADKPSTVQISGQPLNQSSSCCS, encoded by the exons ATGAATCCTGAATA TGATTATCTCTTCAAGCTCTTGCTAATTGGCGACTCTGGAGTGGGTAAATCTTGCCTGTTACTCAGATTTGCT GACGATTCATATGTGGATAGCTACATAAGCACCATAGGAGTTGACTTT AAAATCAGAACAGTGGAACAAGATGGGAAGACTATAAAACTTCAGATT tGGGATACTGCAGGGCAAGAACGTTTCAGAACCATTACTAGTAGCTACTACCGCGGTGCACATGGAATTATT GTTGTATATGACATTACGGACCAAGAAAGCTTCAACAATGTAAAGCAGTGGCTGAGTGAAATTGATCGTTATGCTAGTAATAATGTTAACAAGCTCTTAGTCGGAAACAAAAGTGACTTGACAGCAACTCGAGCAGTTGCTTATGAAACTGCCAAG GCATACGCCGATGAAATTGGCATCCCCTTCCTGGAAACCAGTGCTAAAGATGCTACTAATGTCGAGCAGGCATTTCTAACCATGACAACAGATATAAAGAATCG AATGCCTAGTCAACCAGGAACTGGTGCCGATAAGCCGTCCACTGTGCAAATTAGTGGACAACCACTTAACCAAAGCTCAAGCTGCTGCTCTTAA